The nucleotide sequence GTGGTGATTTTACTATAGATATGTCTACGATCGCAAATACAGATTTAGAAGGTGAATACAAAAAAAAATTAGAGGGTCATTTAAAATCTGATGATTTCTTTGGAATAAATAATTTTCCGACAGCGACTCTAGTTTTTACCAAAGTTAAATCAACTGGGAAAAACTCCTATGAAGTGACAGGAGACATAACTATTAAAGGAAAAACAGATACAGTTACTTTTGATATTTCTATTTATGGAAACAAAGCAAATGCATCGCTAAAAATTGATAGGACAAAATTCGATGTAAGATATGGTTCAACAAGTTTCTTTGATGGATTAAAAGACAAAGCCATTTACGATGATTTTGACCTCGTTGCAGATTTAGAATTTTAATACAAACCTTGTATAATCAAATATATAACAAAAATATAAAGCCTTGTCCAGACCGCAAGATTACTAAAAGCCTTAACCTAGTTGAGGCTTTTTTTAGCAATTAAAAGTAGTTGTGTTGTGTCACAGAGATGTGGCAAGTAGTCTGGAAACAGACCTTTGAGAAGCTTTTCCTTTATTGGAGAGGCTTTTTTGTTTTTGTGAGGGTTAAAATTTAGACAGTACCAGAGTACAGCTTTTTATAAAACTTTAATCTTGTTTCTTGCTAAAAGCTTCTACAAACCGTTTTGCCTTACTATTGTTGTCATTATATTCTAAGGTTTTTTTAAAATTATTAAAAGCCTGTAAGCTATCGCCTTTTGCCAAATAAGCATCTGCTAAACTATCATACACATTAGCGCTTTCAGGAAATAAAACGACATTCATTTTAAAAACTTCAACAGCATTTTCATAGTCTTTGTCACGCAATAATTTATATCCAAGACTATTGAAATTGCCTTCATCTATTAAAGTACTTGTTGAATCTTGTTCTTTAATCTCTAAATAACCAGTTAGGGCTTCTTTGTAATTACCATTTTTTAAATGCATACTTGGTGTTTTGTATGTGTCATCAACTTTTAAATAGTCATAAGAAATGACATCCTCATTCTCTTCAGATATTACAGATAAATAACGCTCTTTTGTTTCTGGATGCTGAACAAAATGAAGCTTCTTATATATATCTGCTATAAAAAATGTGTTGTTATCTAAAACTACTGGTTCAATTATTTTGTATTCTCCCCAGTTTAAAAATAGTTTTTTGTTTTCATAAAAAACATCAATAACATTCTCTTGATTATATAAATAGCGTCCAGAAGTTTGCTCCATATACTCTGCAGAATAATCTATGTTTTTAGAACAGCTTGAAACAAAAGCTATGGTAAATAATACCAAGAATGATGTTTTAGTAATAGTTATAATACTTTTATTGCTACTTTGGAGTTTATGATTTTTCTTTAAAAAGTTCATTTTAGTTTAGATTGATTAGATAAAATATAAGCAAAAAAGACTCATTATTAATGAGACGATTTTTTTTATTATCTGTTACTATTTTATTAGTAAAGTAAGTTATTTTTTTTACGTCATCTAAATTTTTTAAACAAGTGTGATATTAGAAAGTTATGAATGTAAATAATTGATAAATAGTTTTTTTAAAAATAATTTTATTTGTTGGAAAAGCTTTTTATTTTAATAATAAAAATTTTAAAATGTATAAAAATAAAAGGGTTGCCAATTTTAGCAACCCTTCTTTGTAATTATCCCTTAATGTTAAATTATAACAACGTAAAGTTACATTATAGAAATTTATTTTAGCATTGAGTTTAGATTTTTTTATGATTTTTTAAAAAAAAATTGTATTTTTATCGATGTTTTTAACACTTTATCGATATTTTATTGTTTTTTATAAGTGATAAAAACCCCTAAATCATTAAAAATGAAAAGAGCTCAAATCCCTAACACTCTGGCTTTTAAATTATTAGTGTTAATTTTGCTAATTAGCTCATTTAGTTACTCTCAAACCATGCGGCTTAAAGTTAAAGGTGGTGCTGTGGTAACTCAAGGATCTACTATCACTATTACTGCTGGTACAAGTCTAAACTTTAGAATAACCAATGTTGATTATTCTAACTGTAATAAGTTAAAAATTCAAGATGTTGATATTACAAATACTACAGATTTCGACATCAATCCAAACAACCCTAGTAGGGGCATAAAGAGATATGGATGTAGAGGAGGAAAGAAGTTTCTTGATTTTGAAATTGAAAACATAAGTCCTGCCTGTACTACAGCAAGTACTTTAGTTACAGTAGAGATAAAGGGTCAAGCTGATTTTACATTTACATTAGAAGTTACTTCTTCTCCAGAAATTTATGTTTTAGGAGGTAATCCATGGGTAGATATTTATCATGGAGATACAACAACCTCTGATGCAAATGGAACTTTTTTTGGTGTTGTTGATGAAGGAAATGTAGTTACTAGAAGATATATAGTTACAAATATTGGTAGTTGCGATTTAGACGTAACAGCACTTGCTACATCAAATGGCGATTTTGCAGTTACTTCACCATATCCAATTCCATGGACAGGAATAGCACCATACTCCTATATAGTAATAGATGTTACATTTACTGCACCTGTTGCAGGAACAGGGACACAATCTTCGGTAATTAGTATTAGTAATACCGATAATACTACGTTTACCTTTACAGTTGAAGCTGAAATGTTTAATGAGAACATTCCTGGACCTGGAGGTGTTACTGCCGATTTTAGATTATGGTTAAAATCTACACGTGGTATTGTTACTTCTGGTACTAGTGTTACAGATTGGATGGATTTAGGAACCAATGGTAAAGATGCTACAACTGTAGTTGGAAAAGAACCAACTTATTTAAATACATCTACAGATAATATAAATTATAATCCAGTTGTTAAGTTTGAAAATGATGGAGCTTCAGTGGAGCAATATATGTATAATGCAACTAATGGTTTTTATAGTCAGGATGTTTTTATAGTAATGGTGCCAGATGCAACCATGACAAGTACTTCTTCACGAAATACTATTTTTGCTGGAATTTCTACTGGAACAGCTGGAGATATGACAGGGATTGGTTTTGGAGACTATTCTTCAGAATTCACAAATGAAACATTATCATATAATCAAAATATTCCAGGAGGTGCAAGCTTTAATGGAGAAGCAGAAATTAGCTCAACATATTCGAATGCAGGTATAATAAATGTTAGGAATAATGCAGTAACTTCACCAACAGGTCAAGATATTTTGTACAATTCAAATGTATTAACAACATCAACTGTTAATGATATTGCGTTTGCTAATGTTGGTACACCAGGGCCTCCAACTGTATTAGGAACAGAATATTGGGTAGGTAGAAATTATGATGTTCAAGGAAGTTTAAATGGAAGAGTAGCAGAGATTTTTACATTTGCGGAACGTTTAGCAGATGCAGATAGACAAAAAGTAGAATCTTATTTAGGTCTTAAATACGGCATTACATTAGGAGCATCAACTGAAGCTCAAAAAGATTATATTAATTCTTTTGATACATCAGTTTGGGATGTATCGGCGAATACTGGATATAACTACCATGTTGCAGGTGTAGGTAGAGATTCTATTTCCGATTTAAATCAAAAGCAATCAAAATCTATAAATTATGTGAATGCAGTTACAGTTGGTTTAGGAGGAATTTCTA is from Pontimicrobium sp. SW4 and encodes:
- a CDS encoding YceI family protein, with protein sequence MKNSIKNLAAIAIVAFMTFSFTSVEGDRKEIKTENSKVVWKGYKVTGSHQGVISIESGQLTFNEDKLTGGDFTIDMSTIANTDLEGEYKKKLEGHLKSDDFFGINNFPTATLVFTKVKSTGKNSYEVTGDITIKGKTDTVTFDISIYGNKANASLKIDRTKFDVRYGSTSFFDGLKDKAIYDDFDLVADLEF
- a CDS encoding tetratricopeptide repeat protein: MNFLKKNHKLQSSNKSIITITKTSFLVLFTIAFVSSCSKNIDYSAEYMEQTSGRYLYNQENVIDVFYENKKLFLNWGEYKIIEPVVLDNNTFFIADIYKKLHFVQHPETKERYLSVISEENEDVISYDYLKVDDTYKTPSMHLKNGNYKEALTGYLEIKEQDSTSTLIDEGNFNSLGYKLLRDKDYENAVEVFKMNVVLFPESANVYDSLADAYLAKGDSLQAFNNFKKTLEYNDNNSKAKRFVEAFSKKQD